A window of the Penaeus monodon isolate SGIC_2016 chromosome 11, NSTDA_Pmon_1, whole genome shotgun sequence genome harbors these coding sequences:
- the LOC119578542 gene encoding uncharacterized protein LOC119578542 encodes MGPTVVVSLSSPSTATVNSDSPWNVRDECRIGLRSLVRSKFYCYRTRNIRYTETKLVERLVVAKLKIMVMVMMLVIITMTSSPAMFVAPMPYVSRVYGSMTYIGEAVTAVLRESGQLDCSLFLLIDGTTLQYISVYTDLSSLLSPMAIFEVLPGSGDNSSDESELADAVAEVRQLRRLSSCVTLLVLSDDPAFLASFAESSLRGRLLVWATRLLVVTRLPLQELRRLLSSSWTFSMMNAMVLNQEEQPQQEMYSVYSHLPYTPDGPQVLRVASWSLSRGLIVAKKTKLFPEKFTNFYGSGVNVTALPYTPHWVEDVVVNADGTSTKIYGGTDYFLLSTIAEALNFSIHVLETSSWDEVATRVEERVSFMATVFHNVLPQRLERYDYSYTYEYGSLDFCVAMPGLRPQWQSLYYPLSDLVWACVLLVLALVLASLYGKPPKNSIPKIDQGIKANMPVYHKTNSISQVIRLDWENQRKSPATGIGRVAETVFGILMWQSVVLSAARDNGSRVLVMAWMIFAFIVGTAYRGNLTAALTLPKYPPRVETLLQLVNTFDSVTMPPFGTEFIKFFKQSDSGVYKALAERMHIVPSVMEGLQQALDKREAHVAGRRYMEQKIAKYFSLPDGGGKLYVGRESLLPGISAWPIPHDAPYRRQLDRLMMAVIEAGLYEKWSEDMLIQARKESRERLKEQTKDGEGGDAEEEPNAKIKALTIVHMQGPLMLLVLGLVLAFLGFAAEVATVALVSRM; translated from the exons ATGGGGCCGA CCGTCGTTGTGAGCTTGTCCTCTCCTAGTACTGCAACCGTGAACTCCGACAGCCCTTGGAATGTAAGAGACGAATGTCGCATAGGCCTACGGTCCTTAGTTCGTAGCAAATTTTACTGTTATAGGACGAG AAATATCCGATATACAGAAACTAAACTTGTTGAAAG ACTGGTCGTTGCTAAGCTGAAAatcatggtgatggtaatgatgttggtCATCATTACCATGACGTCTTCTCCTGCCATGTTTGTAGCTCCGATGCCATATG TTTCGAGAGTATATGGCTCGATGACTTACATTGGAGAAGCAGTGACGGCAGTTCTCCGAGAATCTGGCCAGCTCGACTGTTCTCTCTTCTTGCTAATAGATGGCACCACTCTGCAGTACATCAGCGTATACACG GACTTGAGCTCACTTCTCAGTCCGATGGCCATTTTCGAAGTACTTCCCGGATCGGGGGACAACAGCAGTGACGAGAGCGAACTGGCCGACGCGGTGGCGGAAGTGAGGCAg TTACGTAGGTTATCGTCGTGTGTTACTCTTTTGGTCCTGAGCGACGACCCCGCCTTCCTGGCCTCCTTCGCCGAGTCGTCGCTCCGGGGCCGCCTCCTGGTGTGGGCCACGAGGCTCCTGGTCGTCACCCGCCTGCCCCTTCAGGAGCTCCGgcggctcctctcctcctcctggacCTTCTCCATGATGAACGCCATGGTTCTCAATCAGGAGGAACAACCACAACAAGAAAT GTATAGTGTTTACTCCCATTTACCGTACACTCCCGATGGCCCTCAGGTCCTGCGCGTCGCCTCCTGGTCTCTCTCTAGAGGGCTGATCGTGGCCAAGAAAACGAAGCTCTTTCCTGAAAAATTTACCAA TTTTTACGGATCAGGAGTCAATGTGACTGCGCTACCCTACACTCCACATTGGGTGGAAGACGTGGTCGTGAATGCGGATGGAACTTCCACTAAAATCTACGGTGGAACAGATTATTTCCTTCTCAGCACCATCGCCGAAGCTCTGAATTTCTCCATCCATGTTCTTGAAACAAGCTCTTGGGacgag GTCGCAACCCGAGTGGAGGAGCGAGTGTCCTTCATGGCCACGGTCTTCCACAACGTCCTCCCACAGCGACTAGAACGTTACGACTACTCCTACACCTACGAGTACGGTTCGCTGGACTTCTGCGTGGCCATGCCCGGCCTGCGCCCACAGTGGCAGAGCCTGTACTACCCGCTGTCCGACCtggtgtgggcgtgcgtgctGCTGGTTCTCGCTCTGGTGCTCGCGTCGCTCTATGGG aaacccccaaaaaactccaTACCCAAAATCGACCAAGGCATCAAGGCGAATATGCCAGTTTACCATAAAACAAACTCAATTTCTCAGGTGATCCGCCTGGACTGGGAAAACCAGCGGAAGTCGCCCGCCACCGGAATCGGACGCGTCGCAGAAACCGTGTTCGGAATCCTGATGTGGCAGAGTGTGGTCCTGAGCGCAGCCAGGGACAACGGGAGCCGCGTCCTGGTCATGGCCTGGATGATCTTCGCCTTCATCGTGGGCACCGCCTACCGGGGCAACCTCACCGCCGCCCTCACGCTGCCCAAGTACCCGCCGCGGGTCGAGACGCTCCTGCAGCTGGTCAACACGTTCGACAG CGTCACAATGCCTCCCTTCGGCACGGAATTCATCAAGTTCTTCAAGCAGTCGGACTCCGGCGTGTATAAGGCTCTAGCCGAGCGCATGCACATCGTCCCGTCGGTTATGGAGGGACTGCAGCAGGCCCTGGATAAGAG AGAGGCCCACGTCGCTGGCCGGAGGTACATGGAACAGAAGATCGCTAAGTACTTCTCTCTACCTGACGGAGGGGGCAAGCTGTACGTAGGGCGCGAGAGCCTCCTGCCGGGGATTTCCGCCTGGCCCATCCCCCACGACGCCCCCTACAGGAGACAGCTGGATCGCCTTATGATGGCTGTCATCGAG GCCGGACTCTACGAGAAATGGAGCGAAGACATGCTGATACAAGCCCGCAAAGAAAGCCGGGAACGTCTCAAAGAACAGACGAAGGACGGCGAAGGAGGCGACGCAGAAGAGGAACCGAATGCCAAGATCAAGGCCCTTACTATTGTCCACATGCAAGGGCCTCTCATGCTCTTGGTGCTCGGTCTTGTATTGGCTTTCTTGGGGTTCGCGGCGGAGGTGGCAACAGTGGCGCTGGTGTCCCGGATGTGA